The Euphorbia lathyris chromosome 3, ddEupLath1.1, whole genome shotgun sequence genome contains a region encoding:
- the LOC136222926 gene encoding probable 2-oxoglutarate-dependent dioxygenase AOP1, producing MNAAMEDIFSLQIETKKLNVSKLPFHVYIGSSSKSLYERIAVSYPDNFDNLQSFTNPMWPQGNINFSEIVHWFSVPLSESFGVEKYLDEHLNSTYCYWSHDTTAGKQKKRWKATFVSALSNSDLYSDS from the exons ATGAATGCAGCAATGGAAGACATTTTTTCATTACAAATTGAAACAAAAAAGCTTAATGTTTCTAAATTACCTTTTCATGTTTATATTGGATCATCTTCCAAATCATTGTATGAGAGGATAGCAGTCTCTTATCCAGACAATTTTGATAACCTCCAAAGCTTCACCAATCCCATGTGGCCTCAGGGTAACATCAATTTCAG TGAAATAGTACATTGGTTCTCAGTGCCATTATCAGAAAGCTTTGGTGTAGAGAAATATCTAGATGAACACTTGAATTCTACTTATTGCTACTGGTCACACGACACAACAgcaggaaaacaaaaaaaaagat GGAAAGCTACATTTGTTAGTGCACTCTCGAATAGTGATCTTTATAGTGACTCTTG A